DNA sequence from the Deltaproteobacteria bacterium genome:
CGCAGCCGGCGACGTATGCACTGATCGCGTGGGGCAGATCCGTGGAGTCCTTTAGCGCCGAAAACCGTGGCGCTAAGCGTCTTCGATCGGTACGCGTCACGAATGGGAGTATCATCAGTCGGTCTGCGAGTATTTTCTGTAGCGCCGCCTTGCCGAATGCCGAACCGGTGTCGACGTCCGGAGCATTCTCAAGAGCAAATACGAAGACCTCATGCAAAGCGTAGAATGAGGTGGCTGCGGCAATCAATCCGGAATCGATTTTAGAAAATAACCCGCGCACGTCTTTGGCCCGGTTCCGCTCGATCGATTCAGTGAGCGTGTGTACCAGGAGGACGGAGGTGTCGAGGTAGATCAATGGTCGGCGCCCGCAGCCCGCCTTGACGAAGGGTTCTTTTTACTCGGAGTTACGAGTTCACCTTCGTTAGCGAGAATGCGACGCTGACTGCTCTTGCGGGCTTGATGAAGGAGCTTGTCGAGCGCTTTTCCGCTCAGGAACTTCTTAAAGTCTTTCACTTTCATGC
Encoded proteins:
- a CDS encoding PIN domain-containing protein, encoding MIYLDTSVLLVHTLTESIERNRAKDVRGLFSKIDSGLIAAATSFYALHEVFVFALENAPDVDTGSAFGKAALQKILADRLMILPFVTRTDRRRLAPRFSALKDSTDLPHAISAYVAGCEAIVAYDEHFRAISAIISYKSPGDCV